TGGAAAAGTGAAGGCTAGTGCTTTCCTGCAAGAGAGAGTAGACCTCTTCAGCCATTCAGTCATTCAAACAGAATACACCTATGGCTGCTTCTTCCCTAATTAAAAGCCTGTTACCATATCTCCTCAACCTCATCCTAGAATCTTGGCACCTTCCATAAATTcctacaagcaacaaaagatttGTATGCAAGAGAAAATAGAATAGGAAAACACCGATAAGACTAGATAACAATTAAAGATAAAATCCAGTCTGGGCAGAAATttgagttttcagaaatctctttGCTCACTCTATATATTAGTTTACTGTAGTATTTGGAACAAATCCCAATGCAGTAAACTCTCCTGGACAGTTTACTCCCCTACAGCATTTCCTAGAGGAAAAATACTTTGGTTTtgccaagaaaattaacagagaGCAAAGTATTATGAAGTGCCATAATGTGAAAAAATCTTAAAGTGGAAAATAATTTGTCCCATCTCAGGAAACATATAGGTAATGGAAACAATATTTGTTCCAAATGAAGTGTCAACCAACCCCAGGCTCCTGTATCCTGTATCCCCAAGAGATGATGACCTTATTCTGGCTGTTAGAGTCATGGAGGCAAAGAGCTAAATTGGCATGACAATTCTTGAAAAGACAGGTAATTATAGCTCAGTAGTTCTGGATTGAGCTGAATATTGGTTCATCAAAGCCTGAATCTATGTCAATGGGAGCCGTAATGATCTTCTATTTTGAAACACACTAAATGATTATTTTCATGAGTAGGCACAACatgacattttatattttgatccAAGAGGGTATGTCTTAATTTGATCAATTTATTCTCTGTTGGCTCAAAATTCAACTTGGCTAGAATTTCATACTGATTCCTCAACTTTGTAAGGTTCCTCACTAGATGCATATATGAGGCTGAATGTACCTTAATGCCTACCTAACCTGGGCAATCAAATCAGTATAGAAATATCATcaaataaaatgcaaactttTACACACAGagacatatacatgcatatgtatgtactatgcttttatttccaaaaaatatCCTTGAAGATTCTTAAGAACACAGTCAGTGACTGCCCCTGAGTAGGCGAACCGGGAGATTTGGATAAGGATGGGTAGgaaatttgcattttactttatGCCATTTTGTATGGCATTCCTTTTTATACTTATTGTTATTGTGCTTTCaatctgttttatttaaaaaataggtgCATTACATACTAAAAAATTGTATGTAATGCAACTGAAATTGAATAAAGATGACAGTCTGCATagcattaaatattaaatactataataaaaagaatgaacatgACTGACAAGAATTTAACCAAAAAAAagctgactgaaaaaaaaaattaacatagatAATGCAGAAATTAAACACCATGTAACTcattaaaatttcattcattacCCATTACATATTAGTTATTGTCTCACCACTATATATAATTACAACTTTCTAGGTACAGTGAAAAACTAGATATTATAGAGTTTTTATTCTAGTCATCAATAGCCCAAACATATAGTAAATTATTTCATTATCATTATGATAAATTCTTTGAAGAAAAGCAAAGGATGTATCAGATTTAAATGACTTCTGGGCTCCAATGAGATGTTCCCTAAAGACAAATGAGTGTTCTCAGTGAGGACGACACACCTATTTACCACCTATATGAATTTTCTTCTCCAGAGCTGCTTCATAGTATTTGTCATCTCTGAATTTCTCAGAGTATAGATTAAAGGGTTTAGCATGGGGGTTATGACTGTATAAAACACACTCAATGATTTGTCAATAGGGAAGTTTCTAGCAGGTCTTGCATACATAAAAATACAGGGAACAAAGAAGAAGACAACCACAGTGATATGTGAACCACAGGTGGAGAgggctttccttttcccttcctgaCTAAGGTTCTTTAGGGAGTGCAAAATGACACCATAAGAGATGAGTAAGAGCAGAAATACAATACTGCAGATCAGCCCTCCGTTGAGTGCTACTAGGAGGTCAATGACATAGGTGTCAGAACAAACGagtttcaataatggatacatgtcacagaaaaagtgatCAATTACATTGGGACCACAGAATGGGAGCCCATAAAGAGAGCTAAGTTGAATTACTGAGTGCAGAAAACCCCCAATCCAGGACCCTATTAGCAGCATGACACACACCCAGTGCCTCATGATAATCAGATAACGCAAGGGCTTACAGATGGCTACACAGCGGTCATATGCCATCACCAACAGAAGAAAGACCTCTGATCCTCCAAACAAGTGCTCCATAAAGAGCTGGATCATACAAGCTTGGAAGGTTATGGTCTTTTGTCCAAAGAGCAATCCTGAAATCAAATGAGGGGAAATGGCTGAGGCATACATGACATCCATAAATGACAAGCCAGCAAGAAAGAAGTGCATAGGTGAGCCCAGGGACTTACTGACAGTTACTGTCACAACAATCAGCAAATTGCCCCCCACAGTCAAAATGTAGGACAATGAGAACATAACTGAAAGtactttctcttcctttggattcTGTGTGAGGCCCAGAAGGACAAAGTAAGTCACATTGTTCCTTGATTCCATCTATTATTTTATAGAGGCTGAATTCAGGTTACAAACAGTTCAcctataaaacagtgaaaaattTTAATGAGTTGTAAACCtagtcttttatttattcattcagtcaaaaTGTATTTGGAGCATCTATTTGTGTAAACCTGTCACCATATGCATTGGGGTTACGAGGTTAAATAAGACAATGTTCCCTATCCTCAGTGATTTGATTTATAATTATGGGGTCAGAATAATACCAACCAATTTAATTAATGCTATTTTAAAGACATTCACATGATGCTTAGGGTATACAGTTTGAGAACATAAATTGAACTTGGGTCAATAAAGCTTCCCAGAGGAAGCAATGCATTCACTGAGTTTAAAAGTAAAGTGAAAATTGACTAGAACAAGACAGGGTGGGATAGGAATTCCATGCAAAGGTGCACCATTTATAAAGCCACAAAATTTACTATGTAAGAACTTATTTAGGTTAATTTATGCATTAAGTGGATATAAAAATTCAAAGGAAAGCTATAGATCAAAGTTCACTGCCCTAATTTCCTGCCACTACCCTGAAACTTCCTTTTTAGGATCATTGGTTGGAATTCCCTCCTTTTCCTGAACTATAAATACTGAAGCCACACTATTTGTATCTCATCTCCTGTCTCTcccataattttcaaaattatgtatGCAACTACTAACGGGTTTCAAATTATTGTTGATAAAACTAAATTATTAATAATCCAGACCAAATCTATTCTTCATCTCATTGAATGGTTCCACTTTCCATGTTATTGTTCAGATCAAATATCTCACAATACCTTTCACTCTTTTATTCCTCTTACATTACTTATTGAACCTTTAAAAACCCTTTGAGTCTACCTCCAAAATATACCACAGTCTTGGTTATTCTCACTATCTCTCTGGTATCTCCATGGCTTACTGCAATTCGCTTTCTGCCAGTGTTTCCAGTTTTATTTCTGCCTCCAACTATCCCTTCTCCTGCAGCAGCTCAAATGACTACTTTGAAATCTGATTTAGATAATTCCACCTACTTACTCAAGACTCTCACAGAGGGTTCCTACACACACCCTCTATGTAACTTGGCCTGCAGGACCCCAGAGAATTTATATCCAAGCTACCACcacaaattcttaaaattttcattttgctaGAGACTGTATGCTatatctcaaattaaaaaaaaatgcttttccatCTTCTTAGCTCCACTATGCTTTTATAGATGTTCTTTTCAATGATACGAAACTATTtacctttaaaataatgataaatagtGGGAAAAGGTATATTGTAAGCTTaatcttttatttatccattcaatggCTACATGATTATAGAATACTTATATTGTGTCCAGCTTTTTCAATAAGGTAGATTCCAGTGATCACAGAGGATCCACTAACTCATTATGCTCGGGGTCTACACCAGGGGCCCTATCATCAGAGGACAGAAAAGTTGGTATTGATTGAGGAATCACTTTTTCATGAAAAATCTCCTATTTTTCCAGATGAAAGTATTCCTCTTGAAGTTAAGAGATGACTGATGACATCTAAGAATTTCTCCTATCTTCTCATGACAAGTACCATATAAACCCTAACCAgcaacatttttgtctttttcctcttaTTTAGCAATGACACTGAACTTTCCTTGAGGAAATCTCCATTCAGCTAGTTGCCTATTGTATCTGTTTATGTATGTCTCTCTGCTAACTCAATAGCCTTAGTTTATACGTCAGAAAAACCAAAAAGCCATAGTGTACTGTGTCTTTACTTACATAAGACATTAACAGGCAGGAAAAACAGATAGTTTTATTCTATTCAAAGTGTCTATCACACTCATGTTTTAggaaatatataatgtattatttatcatatatataaatCATGTTATAAGAGAACACTTTCCTAAACcactattattatattattttccaaATCTAGCTGCCAGATCTGAAATAAGTGGTACTCACCATGCTGAGTAATAATTTTGCAAATCTATAAAATAAGATTAATGCTAGCTACCTACCAAGTGTTGGTGAATATTTACTGagctgaaatatttgaaaatataaatagcaCAGTGCATGGACAAAAACAGGTGATCaatctttgttttattatatcTGAAGGTCCAATTACTCCATATCAGCATGTATAAATTAATGTTTCTCTGAAATGCAGAACAACCTGGTGAGAAAACAAATTTTTCATTACATTGATTCTGTTTAAAATAGACACACCATAAAATCTaatgaagggaaaagaaatgcTAACTTTTTAAGGACATCTGTCATTTGTCATGCAAAACTATAGTCCAGATCATGTATGTATTATACacatttattgtgatatatttaatgtaTCACATTGAATATTTCACAATTTATCCTTACACTATAAATATCATTATCCACATTTTAGTcgaagaaactaaggctcagaatattttgtcatttttcccCAATCACACATAATTAAGGGATAGGACTGGAACTAGAATCTAAGTTTGACTGAATTCAAAGTACCTGTATTGACAGTTCAAGTGTTATAACTgcttatgaaataaatattcacaCAATTGCACAGTCTGATTTCTAGTATTAAGGGTTAAAAACTTACCTTCTGGAGCTTTCTACACAATGTGAAAGAGGATTTTGAAATTCACATATTAGTGTCTGGAAATCCCTCTTTCAGTCCAGAATAACCACAGAAGACAAAAAGTTGCATTCTTTCTTGGAGATAGATGTGATTTCATATGGCTATGCCTGTCAATTTTCTCCACAGActcttctgaatatttcataaaattatgaATTGCATTGTAgaactattaaaaagaaattgcatgatgcaaacagaaaaacaaaatattccattgttagGATAATTTATCAAAATGCAATACTATACCATATCTACATAAAAAGATACAgcctaaagagaaaaaaaagaatttctaccAATTCATTTTctggtaacttaaaaaaaaaattaccattccAGTTTCTTGCCTATCTCATTCTATTCTGTTGTTATGGTCAAACTAGTTGTACTTGAGAATATGAAAGGATGTTCAGTGCCTTTTTTAATATCATGCTTTAAGTTTAGTTCAGCGACTCCTGAAATAGTTACCTAAATTCTTAAGAGAAGAGTGTCTACTCACGAATAGGGCAAACATCACTGGGCATTTTATCCCTTCTAACCACATCATTTACTATGGAGTCCTACAATTGGAGTGCATCCAAGATTGCTAATTGCTTAATTATATTCACTTGGATTTTCCACAAACTTTTAATAGAGCATCTGTATATAAAGATGTCATGAGTGCAATCACATAATAATGGTCAAGAAGCTGTAacatggaggaaaaaataaaactcgtTCCAGAACCATCATAAGATAATTTCTAGGCAAAAATAATATAACACTCTAGTCACTTTGTTCCAATGAAGATGAATTTATCGTTTATTTCCTCACTTTCTTATAAcaagttttactttctttttatttaatacttAATTTATTCTGCCTTGAAATATGGTTAGTTATGTTATAATTTTATCTCCAATTTAGATGTAATAATAAGCCATTCTTCATTAAATTACTGATTTTCTTAAAACTGTATTGAGCACTTTTTTGTGTCAGGTGCTATGCTGTGAGGTGGGTAtacaatagttaaaaaaaaagagaaagagaaaataaggaaaaagaaaatgcctaCATTTACCTTATATTCTTTTAATAGAACCAAGCAATGAACAAGGGAATAACTTCATAAAGCAATTATAGTCCATGATAATTGCTATTAAGACAACAAACACAACTGTGACAGAAAATAAGAGGGAAAATGCTACTGTGGATGGAGTAGTTAGATAAGGCAAATTTTAAAAGGTGATATTTAAGCTGAGATACAAAGGATGACATGTCACTACCATAAGTGTTGTATATGTGGAAGATTCcaactttgaaaagatcaaaatgcAGAAAGATCAGTGTGCCTGGAGGGAAATAGGAAAGAGAGACAATAGAACAAGCAGAGGTTGCAAATATGTATCATGCTATATTGTAAAGCAGAACACAACTTGgtaagaaatttggattttatttaagttttttcaAAGTGACAGTAAATAAAGTTagacaagcattttttttttttttttttttttttttttaactaaggaAGTTCTCCATCTCACCAAATATCTCAAAATTAGGCGAGAAGTGCTTCTGGAGAATTTGCTACCGAATTACATGTGATACTATTCTAGTGGCAAAATGTAAAAGACTATCgaatctgtttttatttcagcACTAATAACACTGTCATAGTAATTTTTCAGTAAAATTTAAATACCGTAAATTTAACTCTATGGTATCAACTGAGATAATTTTCCTGCTGTCTCATTTTCTTGCTGTCATTTATGTCTGCTTTTTATCCTATGTGTAGGACCAACACTGATGAGAGCACCCTTAAGTTTTGTAGAAACTACCTGTAGGATTAAAAAAAGCATTATGAGCTCTCATGCATGAACCACAGTAAATGTGGTGGTCGGCAataactccccctccccccaaatcttTTGAACATGCCCTGCACATTTAATTAGTTTCCCATGCATTGAATTCACTTCCCAAACATAAAATTCAAGGAACTACATTTCCCATTCCTCCGGGTTCTGCCTACCATGTGTATCGGTGCAAATCTTTGAGTTGGAAATTAGTTATATCAGGCTGGGTGCTGGTGAGGGCTCAACAGAACCAGGGTGGTTCTGAAGTCAGGGAAAGTGGTAGCAGCTTTCTGATTTggccactgttttagtttcctagctgccaaaacaaatgcCATGTAATGAATGGGTACTGGAAAAAGGTAGTTATAAATAAAAGCtacggccacatgaccagttacagaaacaagaacTGCAATATTTATgaatacttttccttttttgttattaatatttttgtatatatacttaaagaaaatatctttattttcttccttatccCCTATCATATAACATAGTTGTATTAATTTTATGacataatatttaaattacaGTATATCAAGTTTCAGAGTGGATACTACCGTAGGACTTGCCCCCTTTTCTGGGGAAAGAGTTAATGTGTTTCTAGTCAtatgcaggacagttgagtattgttagtcAAAAATAtgtctgttgtttttatttagagattaagtatggtgtaaggagatgtgtatggatGCCAAGTTTACAAGAGGTCAACTGTAATAATTAAATTCATATGTCAACTTCaccaggttatggtgtctagtgGTTTAATaacaagcaagcactggcttgattacTGTGGGGATACTTTGTGGATTGAAATCATAAGCAAGGTGATcacatctatggttgattacattTATAGTCAACTGAAGCCTCATCCAACCaatgaaggccttaaaagaagggatgatttcagcagtcaaagggagaattcccatctctacttcagccagcaagTTTCTCTTTGGGAATTCACCAAAATTTTCATGTGATTTCCCAGCTTGCAccctgccctatagaattcaaGCTTCCATCACCTCctattgattttgtttccctggagaaccctgaataCAGTCAACAGCTGTATTGGTATCAGCAGTGGCAGCAGGTCCCTTAGCAGGCGAGGCCTGTTATAGGTGAGCCTCTGCATGTGGTTCTTGGTGGCTCCACTTTGACTCTGACTGTGGTCCTTCCAAAGATCATTTAAGCTACTTAATTCCATATAATAAATACCTTCCAGTTAAACTAATTACAGACGATTTTGCATCCTTAGCTGAGAACCTCGCTGATACAACAAGCAAACCTAAAATTCTACATTTCAAGGTATCACCAAGATTGGAATATCATCAATTGCAAAAGCATTTCCAGTTAACAAGGATCCTTTAACAAATGCTATTACTCCCATAGGGTTAAATGGAGATGATGACCATttattcagtaagtatttataAAGCATTTAATTTACTCTGTTCCAAGCTTTGTTTTAGGTGC
This genomic stretch from Choloepus didactylus isolate mChoDid1 chromosome 6, mChoDid1.pri, whole genome shotgun sequence harbors:
- the LOC119536855 gene encoding olfactory receptor 4A47-like translates to MESRNNVTYFVLLGLTQNPKEEKVLSVMFSLSYILTVGGNLLIVVTVTVSKSLGSPMHFFLAGLSFMDVMYASAISPHLISGLLFGQKTITFQACMIQLFMEHLFGGSEVFLLLVMAYDRCVAICKPLRYLIIMRHWVCVMLLIGSWIGGFLHSVIQLSSLYGLPFCGPNVIDHFFCDMYPLLKLVCSDTYVIDLLVALNGGLICSIVFLLLLISYGVILHSLKNLSQEGKRKALSTCGSHITVVVFFFVPCIFMYARPARNFPIDKSLSVFYTVITPMLNPLIYTLRNSEMTNTMKQLWRRKFI